One genomic segment of Pseudomonas chlororaphis subsp. aurantiaca includes these proteins:
- a CDS encoding chemotaxis protein CheW, with product MAESQTAFELLLEIDQRCRLLAADLPSQETRQHGWSGIGFRIGEHWYVAPMGEVSEVLHEPRYTLLPGVKPWVKGVANLRGRLLPIMDLCGFFGHELSALRKQRRVLVVEHKEVFAGLMVDEVAGMQHFEQSSLKTAASGSEQGAITPYLRGYFPCEQVWWVFSPFALAQSPGFLDVAL from the coding sequence ATGGCCGAGTCGCAAACCGCCTTCGAACTGCTGCTCGAGATCGACCAGCGTTGTCGCCTGCTGGCGGCCGACCTGCCCTCCCAGGAGACCCGCCAGCACGGCTGGAGCGGGATCGGTTTTCGCATCGGCGAGCACTGGTACGTGGCGCCGATGGGCGAAGTCAGCGAGGTCCTGCACGAGCCCCGTTATACGCTGCTGCCCGGGGTCAAGCCCTGGGTCAAGGGCGTGGCCAACCTGCGCGGACGGCTGCTGCCGATCATGGATCTGTGCGGCTTCTTCGGCCATGAGCTGTCGGCGCTGCGCAAGCAGCGGCGGGTGCTGGTGGTCGAGCACAAGGAAGTGTTCGCCGGCTTGATGGTGGACGAAGTGGCCGGCATGCAGCACTTCGAGCAGAGCAGCCTGAAGACGGCTGCCAGCGGTAGCGAACAGGGCGCCATCACGCCGTACCTGCGTGGGTATTTCCCCTGCGAGCAGGTCTGGTGGGTATTCAGTCCCTTCGCCCTGGCGCAGTCGCCGGGGTTCCTGGACGTAGCGTTGTAG
- the pilH gene encoding twitching motility response regulator PilH: MARILIVDDSPTEMYKLTGMLEKHGHEVLKAENGADGVALARQEKPDAVLMDIVMPGLNGFQATRQLTKDAETSHIPVIIITTKDQETDKVWGTRQGAKDYLTKPVDEDTLIKTLNNVLAG; encoded by the coding sequence ATGGCTCGTATTCTGATCGTCGATGACTCGCCGACTGAAATGTACAAACTGACCGGCATGCTGGAAAAGCACGGTCATGAAGTCCTGAAGGCCGAAAACGGCGCCGACGGCGTGGCCCTGGCGCGCCAGGAAAAGCCCGACGCGGTCTTGATGGATATCGTCATGCCCGGCCTCAATGGCTTCCAGGCCACCCGTCAGTTGACCAAGGACGCGGAAACCAGCCATATCCCGGTGATCATCATCACCACCAAGGATCAGGAAACCGACAAGGTCTGGGGCACTCGCCAGGGCGCCAAGGATTACCTGACCAAGCCGGTCGACGAAGACACCCTGATCAAGACCCTGAACAACGTCCTGGCCGGCTGA
- the pilG gene encoding twitching motility response regulator PilG has product MEQQSSALKVMVIDDSKTIRRTAETLLKNVGCEVITAVDGFEALAKIADNHPGIIFVDIMMPRLDGYQTCALIKNNSAFKSTPVIMLSSKDGLFDKAKGRIVGSDQFLTKPFSKEELLGAIKAHVPGFAAVEQAH; this is encoded by the coding sequence ATGGAACAGCAATCCAGCGCCCTCAAGGTGATGGTGATCGATGATTCGAAGACGATTCGCCGCACGGCCGAAACGCTGCTGAAGAATGTGGGCTGTGAAGTCATCACCGCGGTCGACGGTTTCGAGGCCCTGGCCAAGATCGCCGACAACCACCCGGGCATCATCTTCGTCGACATCATGATGCCGCGGCTCGATGGCTATCAGACCTGCGCGCTGATCAAGAACAACAGCGCGTTCAAGTCCACGCCGGTGATTATGCTGTCCTCCAAGGACGGCCTGTTCGACAAGGCCAAGGGTCGCATCGTCGGCTCTGACCAGTTTTTGACCAAGCCTTTCAGCAAGGAAGAGCTGCTGGGCGCGATCAAGGCCCATGTGCCGGGGTTCGCCGCAGTAGAACAAGCACATTGA
- the gshB gene encoding glutathione synthase, protein MSVRVGIVMDPIASISYKKDSSLAMLLAAQERGWTLFYMEQRDLYQATGGVARARMRPLKVFADPHKWFELEAETDSALSELDVILMRKDPPFDMEFVYSTYLLEQAERDGVLVVNKPQSLRDCNEKLFATLFPQCTPPTIVSRRPDVLREFADHHGDVILKPLDGMGGSSIFRHTAGHPNLSVILETLTLHGKQQIMIQEYLPAIVDGDKRILMIDGEPVDYCLARIPAHGETRGNLAAGGRGEARPLTEKDRWIAAQVGPTLREKGLLFVGLDVIGEHLTEINVTSPTCIREIDNAFGTNIGAMLMDAIDQKLKAR, encoded by the coding sequence ATGAGCGTTCGCGTCGGGATTGTCATGGACCCTATCGCCAGCATCTCCTACAAGAAGGACAGCTCGCTGGCCATGCTGCTGGCCGCCCAGGAGCGCGGCTGGACCCTGTTCTATATGGAACAGCGCGACCTGTACCAGGCGACCGGTGGCGTGGCCCGGGCGCGGATGCGCCCGCTGAAGGTGTTCGCCGACCCGCACAAGTGGTTCGAGCTGGAGGCCGAGACCGACAGCGCCCTGAGCGAGCTGGACGTGATCCTGATGCGCAAGGACCCGCCGTTCGACATGGAGTTCGTCTACTCCACCTACCTGCTGGAACAGGCCGAGCGCGACGGCGTGCTGGTGGTCAACAAGCCGCAGAGCCTGCGCGACTGCAACGAAAAACTGTTCGCCACCCTGTTCCCGCAGTGCACGCCGCCGACCATCGTCAGCCGTCGCCCGGACGTGTTGCGCGAATTCGCCGACCATCACGGTGACGTGATCCTCAAGCCGCTGGACGGCATGGGCGGCTCGTCGATCTTCCGTCACACCGCCGGCCACCCGAACCTCTCGGTGATCCTCGAAACCCTGACCCTGCACGGCAAGCAGCAGATCATGATCCAGGAGTATCTGCCGGCCATCGTCGATGGCGACAAGCGCATCCTGATGATCGACGGCGAGCCTGTGGATTATTGCCTGGCGCGGATTCCCGCCCACGGCGAAACCCGTGGCAACCTTGCCGCCGGTGGCCGTGGCGAAGCCCGTCCGCTGACCGAGAAAGATCGCTGGATCGCCGCACAGGTCGGCCCGACCCTGCGCGAAAAAGGCCTGCTGTTCGTGGGGCTCGACGTGATCGGCGAACACCTGACCGAAATCAACGTCACCAGCCCGACCTGCATCCGCGAGATCGACAACGCCTTCGGCACCAACATCGGCGCAATGCTGATGGATGCCATCGATCAGAAGCTCAAGGCTCGTTGA
- a CDS encoding energy transducer TonB: MTLPSDLPPELAHSGVRPADRLGFTLFLAALLHIALILGLGFSFAEPKQISKTLEITLATFKSETKPKKADFLAQENQQGSGTLEKKAIPKTTEVAPFQENKVNKVTPPPPAKTEVKEAAPKAAVATTAPKPKKTVTKREEVKTEAKPKVPVPTFDSEQLSSDIASLEAELAQERQLYAKRPRIHRLSAASTMRDKGAWYKDEWRKKVERIGNLNYPEEARRKQIYGNLRLMVSINRDGSLYEVLVLESSGQPLLDQAAQRIVRLAAPFAPFTGDLSDIDRLEIIRTWKFARGDRLSSN, from the coding sequence ATGACACTCCCTTCCGATCTGCCCCCCGAGCTGGCCCACAGCGGCGTGCGCCCGGCCGATCGCCTGGGGTTTACCCTGTTCCTGGCCGCCCTGCTGCACATCGCGCTGATTCTCGGCCTGGGTTTCTCCTTCGCCGAACCCAAGCAGATCAGCAAGACCCTGGAAATCACCCTGGCCACCTTCAAGAGCGAGACCAAGCCGAAGAAGGCCGACTTTCTCGCCCAGGAAAACCAGCAAGGCAGCGGCACCCTGGAGAAGAAGGCGATCCCGAAGACCACCGAAGTGGCGCCGTTCCAGGAAAACAAAGTCAACAAGGTCACCCCGCCGCCTCCGGCCAAGACCGAGGTCAAGGAAGCCGCGCCCAAGGCCGCAGTCGCCACCACCGCGCCGAAACCGAAAAAGACCGTCACCAAGCGTGAAGAGGTCAAGACCGAGGCCAAACCCAAGGTGCCCGTGCCGACGTTCGACAGCGAGCAGTTGTCCAGCGACATCGCCAGTCTGGAGGCCGAGCTGGCCCAGGAACGGCAGCTGTACGCCAAGCGCCCGCGCATCCACCGCCTGAGCGCGGCCTCGACCATGCGCGACAAGGGCGCCTGGTACAAGGACGAGTGGCGCAAGAAGGTCGAGCGCATCGGCAACCTCAACTACCCGGAAGAAGCCCGGCGCAAGCAGATCTACGGCAACCTGCGGCTGATGGTCTCGATCAACCGCGACGGCTCGCTGTACGAGGTACTGGTGCTGGAGTCCTCCGGCCAGCCGCTGCTGGACCAGGCGGCCCAGCGCATCGTGCGCCTGGCGGCGCCGTTCGCGCCCTTTACCGGCGACCTGTCGGATATCGACCGGCTGGAGATCATCCGCACCTGGAAGTTCGCCCGCGGCGACAGGCTGTCCAGCAACTGA
- a CDS encoding YqgE/AlgH family protein, whose protein sequence is MKNVSPSYLKHHFLIAMPHMADPNFAHTLTYIVEHNANGAMGLVVNRPQDLNLADILEQLRPEIDPPALCQHVPIFIGGPVQTDRGFVLHPSGPTFQATVELDGLSLSTSQDVLFAIADGVGPAKSLIALGYAGWEAGQLEAELADNAWLTCPFDADILFNTSSELRLEAAAKHLGINLALLTSQAGHA, encoded by the coding sequence ATGAAAAACGTCAGCCCCAGCTACCTCAAGCATCACTTCCTGATCGCCATGCCGCACATGGCCGACCCGAACTTTGCGCACACCTTGACCTACATCGTCGAGCACAATGCCAATGGCGCCATGGGGTTGGTGGTCAATCGTCCGCAGGACCTGAACCTCGCCGACATCCTCGAGCAATTGCGCCCCGAGATCGACCCGCCGGCGCTCTGCCAGCATGTGCCGATCTTCATCGGTGGCCCGGTACAGACCGATCGCGGTTTTGTCCTGCACCCCAGCGGCCCGACCTTCCAGGCCACGGTCGAGCTGGACGGCCTGTCGCTGTCGACGTCCCAGGACGTGCTGTTCGCCATCGCCGACGGCGTCGGCCCGGCCAAAAGCCTGATCGCCCTCGGTTATGCCGGCTGGGAAGCCGGGCAGCTGGAAGCCGAACTGGCGGACAACGCCTGGCTGACCTGCCCGTTCGACGCCGACATCCTGTTCAACACCAGCAGCGAACTGCGCCTGGAAGCGGCGGCCAAGCACCTGGGCATCAACCTCGCCCTGCTGACCAGCCAGGCGGGCCACGCCTGA
- the ruvX gene encoding Holliday junction resolvase RuvX — translation MALRLILGFDYGTRQIGVAVGQAITGQARELCTLKAQNGVPDWNQVEALIKEWKPDAVVVGLPLNMDGTPSEMCVRAEKFARRLNGRYNLPFYTHDERLTTFEAKGERLARGGQKGSYRDNPVDAIAAALLLQGWLDENAALLNN, via the coding sequence ATGGCCCTGCGACTGATCCTCGGGTTCGACTACGGCACCAGACAGATTGGCGTGGCGGTCGGCCAGGCCATCACCGGCCAGGCCCGCGAGCTGTGCACCCTGAAGGCGCAGAACGGCGTACCGGACTGGAATCAGGTCGAAGCCCTGATCAAGGAATGGAAGCCGGACGCGGTGGTGGTCGGCCTGCCATTGAACATGGACGGCACCCCGAGCGAGATGTGCGTGCGCGCCGAGAAGTTCGCCCGGCGCCTCAATGGCCGCTACAACCTGCCCTTCTATACCCATGACGAACGCCTGACCACCTTCGAGGCCAAGGGCGAACGCCTGGCCCGGGGCGGGCAGAAAGGCAGTTACCGCGACAACCCGGTCGACGCCATCGCCGCCGCCCTGCTGCTGCAAGGCTGGCTCGACGAAAACGCAGCGCTGTTGAACAACTGA
- the pyrR gene encoding bifunctional pyr operon transcriptional regulator/uracil phosphoribosyltransferase PyrR: MSLPNPAELISQMAVRLTAHLEQRAISEPRYIGIRTGGVWVAQALLAELGSDAPLGTLDVSFYRDDFSQNGLHPQVRPSELPFEIEGQHLILIDDVLMSGRTIRAALNELFDYGRPASVTLVCLLDLDAAELPIRPNVVGATLSLAAHERVKLSGPAPLQLELQDLAL; the protein is encoded by the coding sequence ATGAGCCTGCCCAATCCCGCCGAACTGATCAGCCAGATGGCCGTGCGTCTCACCGCCCACCTGGAACAACGCGCCATCAGCGAGCCCCGCTATATCGGCATCCGTACCGGCGGCGTCTGGGTCGCCCAGGCCCTGCTCGCCGAACTGGGCAGCGACGCGCCGCTGGGCACCCTGGATGTGTCCTTCTACCGTGACGACTTCAGCCAGAACGGCCTGCATCCGCAGGTGCGCCCTTCCGAGCTGCCGTTCGAGATCGAGGGCCAGCACCTGATCCTGATCGACGACGTGCTGATGAGCGGCCGCACCATCCGCGCCGCCCTCAACGAGCTGTTCGACTATGGCCGCCCGGCCAGCGTGACCCTGGTCTGCCTGCTGGACCTGGACGCCGCCGAGCTGCCGATTCGCCCGAACGTGGTCGGCGCCACCCTGTCGCTGGCCGCCCACGAGCGGGTAAAATTGTCCGGTCCTGCGCCGCTTCAACTCGAGCTTCAAGACCTCGCCCTTTAA
- a CDS encoding aspartate carbamoyltransferase catalytic subunit: MTPLDAKRPLQLNDQGQLRHFLSLDGLRRELLTEILDTADSFLEVGARAVKKVPLLRGKTVCNVFFENSTRTRTTFELAAQRLSADVITLNVSTSSASKGETLLDTLRNLEAMAADMFVVRHGDSGAAHFIAEHVCPQVAIINGGDGRHAHPTQGMLDMLTIRRHKGGFENLSVAIVGDILHSRVARSNMLALKTLGCPDIRVIAPKTLLPIGIEQYGVKVYTDMAEGLKDVDVVIMLRLQRERMQGGLLPSEGEFYRLFGLTTARLAGAKPDAIVMHPGPINRGVEIESAVADGPHSVILNQVTYGIAVRMAVLSMAMSGQTAQRQFEQENAQ, from the coding sequence ATGACGCCTCTAGACGCCAAGCGCCCGCTGCAGCTCAACGATCAGGGCCAACTGCGCCACTTCCTCTCGCTCGACGGTCTGCGTCGCGAGCTGCTGACGGAAATCCTCGACACCGCCGACTCCTTCCTCGAAGTCGGCGCCCGGGCGGTGAAGAAAGTCCCTTTGCTGCGCGGCAAGACCGTGTGCAACGTGTTCTTCGAAAACTCCACCCGCACCCGCACCACCTTCGAACTGGCGGCCCAGCGCCTGTCGGCGGACGTGATCACGCTCAACGTGTCCACCTCCTCGGCCAGCAAGGGTGAAACCCTGCTCGATACCCTGCGCAACCTCGAAGCCATGGCCGCCGACATGTTCGTCGTGCGCCACGGCGACTCCGGCGCCGCGCACTTCATCGCCGAACATGTGTGCCCGCAGGTGGCGATCATCAACGGCGGCGACGGCCGCCACGCCCACCCGACCCAGGGCATGCTCGACATGCTCACCATCCGTCGGCACAAGGGCGGCTTCGAAAACCTCTCGGTGGCCATTGTCGGCGACATCCTGCACTCGCGGGTCGCGCGCTCGAACATGCTGGCCCTGAAAACCCTGGGTTGCCCGGACATCCGCGTGATCGCGCCCAAGACCCTGCTGCCGATCGGCATCGAGCAATACGGGGTGAAGGTCTACACCGACATGGCCGAAGGCCTGAAAGACGTCGACGTGGTGATCATGCTGCGCCTGCAGCGTGAGCGCATGCAGGGCGGCCTGCTGCCGAGCGAGGGCGAGTTCTATCGCCTGTTCGGCCTGACCACCGCGCGCCTGGCCGGCGCCAAGCCGGACGCCATCGTCATGCACCCGGGGCCGATCAACCGCGGCGTGGAGATCGAATCGGCGGTGGCCGACGGTCCGCACTCGGTGATCCTCAACCAGGTGACCTACGGCATCGCGGTACGCATGGCCGTACTGTCCATGGCCATGAGCGGGCAGACCGCCCAGCGACAATTCGAGCAGGAGAACGCCCAGTGA
- a CDS encoding dihydroorotase — protein MKLSILGARVIDPSSGLDQVSDIHLEAGKIVAIGAAPAGFNAVESLDAKGLVAAPGLVDLNVSLREPGYSRKGTIASETRAAAAGGVTSLCCPPRTKPVLDTSAVAELILDRAREAGNTKVFPIGALSKGLDGEQLAELIALRDAGCVAFGNGLEGFRSARTLCRALEYAATFDLTVIFHSQDRDLAEGGLAHEGATASFLGLPGIPETAETVALARDLLLVEQSGVRAHFSQLTSARGVALIAQAQARGLPVTADVALYQLILTDDALIDFSSLYHVQPPLRSRADREGLREAVKSGVVQAISSHHQPHERDAKLAPFGATEPGISSVELLLPLAMTLVEDGLLDLPTLLARLSSGPADALRLPVGKLVVGAPADLVLFDPSTSTVAGEHWLSKGENCPFLGHSLPGAVRYTLVDGRISHKG, from the coding sequence GTGAAGCTCAGCATTCTCGGCGCCCGTGTCATCGATCCAAGCAGCGGCCTGGATCAAGTCAGCGATATCCATCTGGAAGCCGGCAAGATCGTCGCCATCGGCGCCGCGCCCGCCGGTTTCAACGCGGTTGAAAGCCTCGACGCCAAAGGCCTGGTGGCCGCGCCCGGGCTGGTGGACCTGAACGTCTCCCTGCGCGAGCCGGGCTACAGCCGCAAAGGCACCATCGCCAGCGAAACCCGCGCCGCCGCGGCCGGTGGCGTCACCAGCCTGTGCTGCCCGCCGCGCACCAAGCCGGTGCTGGACACCTCGGCGGTGGCCGAGCTGATCCTCGATCGCGCCCGCGAAGCCGGCAATACCAAGGTGTTCCCGATCGGCGCCCTGAGCAAAGGCCTGGACGGCGAACAGCTGGCCGAGCTGATCGCCCTGCGCGACGCCGGTTGCGTAGCCTTCGGCAACGGCCTGGAGGGTTTCCGCAGCGCCCGCACCCTGTGCCGGGCGCTGGAATACGCGGCAACCTTCGACCTGACGGTGATTTTCCACTCCCAGGACCGCGACCTGGCCGAAGGCGGCCTGGCCCACGAAGGCGCCACCGCCAGCTTCCTCGGCCTGCCGGGCATTCCGGAAACCGCGGAGACCGTGGCCCTGGCCCGCGACCTGCTGCTGGTGGAGCAAAGCGGCGTGCGCGCGCACTTCAGCCAGCTGACCAGCGCCCGCGGCGTGGCCCTGATCGCCCAGGCCCAGGCCCGCGGCCTGCCGGTGACCGCCGATGTGGCGCTGTACCAGTTGATCCTCACCGACGACGCGCTGATCGACTTCTCCAGCCTCTATCACGTACAGCCGCCGCTGCGCTCGCGCGCCGACCGCGAAGGCCTGCGTGAAGCGGTGAAGTCCGGGGTGGTCCAGGCCATCTCCAGCCATCACCAGCCCCATGAACGCGATGCCAAGCTGGCGCCTTTCGGGGCTACCGAGCCGGGCATCAGCAGCGTCGAGCTGCTGCTGCCGCTGGCCATGACCCTGGTGGAAGACGGCTTGCTCGATCTGCCGACCCTGCTGGCACGCCTGAGCAGCGGCCCGGCCGATGCCCTGCGCCTGCCGGTCGGCAAACTGGTGGTGGGCGCTCCGGCGGACCTGGTGCTGTTCGACCCGAGCACGTCCACCGTGGCCGGCGAACACTGGCTGTCGAAAGGCGAGAACTGCCCGTTCCTCGGCCATAGCCTGCCGGGCGCGGTGCGCTACACCCTGGTGGATGGGCGGATCAGCCACAAGGGCTGA
- a CDS encoding NINE protein, whose amino-acid sequence MNTYRPDGSTHDTHSKVIGYLLWIFGFTGSHRFYYGKPITGTIWFFTLGLLGIGWLIDLFLIPAMDREADLRFTPGPIEYSVAWILLTFLGVFGVHRMYQGKWISGLLYLLTGGVFFLGVLYDFWTLNDQVSLRNAQRR is encoded by the coding sequence ATGAACACCTATCGCCCGGACGGTTCGACCCATGACACCCACAGCAAGGTGATCGGTTACCTGTTGTGGATTTTCGGTTTTACCGGCTCTCACCGCTTCTATTACGGCAAGCCGATTACCGGGACTATCTGGTTTTTCACCCTGGGCTTGCTGGGTATCGGCTGGCTGATCGACCTGTTCCTGATCCCGGCCATGGACCGCGAGGCCGACCTGCGTTTTACCCCGGGACCTATCGAATACAGCGTCGCCTGGATCCTGCTGACCTTTCTCGGGGTCTTTGGCGTGCACCGCATGTATCAGGGCAAGTGGATCAGCGGCCTGCTGTACCTGCTGACTGGCGGAGTGTTCTTCCTGGGGGTCTTGTATGACTTCTGGACGCTGAACGACCAGGTGTCGTTGCGTAACGCGCAGCGGCGTTGA
- a CDS encoding C40 family peptidase, giving the protein MRPFFKTWLTICLLMPLAAHATNREQRLPNVNGFTPKAHVTQVSKNSSKNKLSVKRPTHLSSVSSKPVPQMAAKQSSTVLSRAVNVLGTPYRWGGSSPSKGFDCSGLVKYAFNDVAAVDLPRTSNAMASGHGQKVERKDLKPGDLLFFNLKSRRVNHVAIYLGNDRFIHAPRRGKSVTIDTLKKPYWDKNYVVAKRVLPKEQNTLRIVQR; this is encoded by the coding sequence ATGCGTCCATTTTTCAAGACATGGCTAACCATTTGCCTATTGATGCCACTGGCCGCCCACGCCACCAATCGTGAGCAACGTCTTCCCAACGTGAACGGCTTCACTCCAAAAGCCCACGTTACCCAAGTCAGCAAGAACAGCTCCAAGAACAAGCTGTCGGTCAAACGCCCGACTCACTTGAGCAGCGTCAGCAGCAAGCCGGTGCCGCAGATGGCGGCCAAGCAGAGCAGCACCGTGCTCAGCCGTGCCGTCAACGTACTGGGTACCCCTTACCGTTGGGGCGGCAGCAGCCCCAGCAAAGGCTTCGACTGCAGCGGCCTGGTGAAATACGCGTTCAACGACGTCGCCGCCGTCGATCTGCCGCGCACCTCCAACGCCATGGCCAGCGGCCATGGGCAGAAAGTCGAGCGCAAGGACCTCAAGCCTGGCGACCTGCTGTTCTTCAACCTCAAGAGCCGTCGGGTCAACCACGTCGCCATCTACCTGGGCAACGATCGCTTCATCCACGCGCCGCGCCGCGGCAAGTCGGTGACCATCGATACCCTGAAGAAGCCGTACTGGGACAAGAACTACGTAGTGGCCAAGCGGGTCCTGCCAAAAGAGCAGAACACCCTGCGCATCGTCCAGCGCTGA
- a CDS encoding type IV pilus twitching motility protein PilT, which yields MDITELLAFSVKQGASDLHLSAGLPPMIRIDGDIRRINLPVLEAQQVHELILASMTDPQRAEFKAALEIDFSFAVPGLARFRVNAFNHQRGGGAVFRSIPAKVPRMDELGMGEVFRRISEVPRGLVLVTGPTGSGKSTTLAAMIDHLNQSRHQHILTIEDPIEFIHESKKCLINQREVHRDTHSFSTALRSALREDPDVILVGEMRDLETIRLALTAAETGHLVFGTLHTTSAAKTVDRVVDVFPAEEKAMVRSMLSESLQAVISQTLVKRIGGGRVAAHEIMLGSAAIRNLIREDKVAQMYSAIQTGGALGMQTLDMSLKALVDAGLVSREHAREKARAPDSL from the coding sequence ATGGATATCACTGAGTTGCTGGCCTTCAGCGTCAAACAGGGCGCTTCGGACCTGCATCTCTCGGCCGGGTTGCCGCCGATGATTCGCATCGACGGCGATATTCGCCGGATCAACCTGCCGGTGCTGGAGGCGCAACAGGTGCACGAGCTGATCCTGGCCAGCATGACGGACCCGCAGCGGGCCGAGTTCAAGGCCGCGCTGGAGATCGACTTTTCCTTCGCGGTGCCGGGCCTGGCGCGCTTTCGGGTCAATGCCTTCAATCATCAGCGCGGCGGTGGCGCGGTCTTTCGCAGCATTCCGGCCAAGGTGCCGCGCATGGATGAACTGGGCATGGGCGAGGTGTTTCGCCGGATCAGCGAAGTGCCCCGCGGCCTGGTGCTGGTGACCGGGCCGACCGGTTCGGGCAAGTCGACCACCCTGGCGGCGATGATCGATCACCTGAACCAGAGCCGGCACCAGCACATCCTCACCATCGAGGACCCCATCGAGTTCATCCACGAATCGAAGAAGTGCCTGATCAACCAGCGCGAGGTGCATCGCGACACCCACAGCTTCTCCACGGCGCTGCGTTCGGCCCTGCGCGAAGACCCGGATGTGATCCTGGTCGGAGAGATGCGCGACCTGGAAACCATTCGCCTGGCGCTGACCGCCGCGGAGACCGGGCATCTGGTGTTCGGCACCCTGCACACCACCTCGGCGGCGAAAACCGTGGACCGGGTGGTAGATGTATTTCCGGCCGAGGAGAAGGCGATGGTCCGCTCCATGCTCTCCGAATCGCTGCAGGCGGTGATTTCCCAGACACTGGTGAAGCGGATCGGCGGTGGCCGGGTAGCGGCTCACGAGATCATGCTGGGCAGCGCGGCGATCCGTAACCTGATCCGCGAAGACAAGGTGGCGCAGATGTACTCGGCGATCCAGACCGGCGGGGCGCTGGGGATGCAGACCCTGGACATGAGCCTGAAGGCGCTGGTGGATGCAGGGCTGGTCAGCCGGGAGCACGCCCGGGAAAAGGCGCGGGCGCCGGACAGTCTTTGA
- a CDS encoding YggS family pyridoxal phosphate-dependent enzyme, which yields MSTIADNIALVSARIRAAAQASQRDESSIHLLAVSKTKPAAALREAYAAGLRDFGENYLQEALGKQAELGDLPLSWHFIGPIQSNKTRAIAENFAWVHSVDRLKIAQRLSEQRPADLPPLNICIQVNVSGEASKSGCTPADLPTLASAISALPRLKLRGLMAIPEPTDDRAAQDAAFAAVRRLNENLRASLDLPTDTLSMGMSHDLEAAIAQGATWVRIGTALFGARDYGQP from the coding sequence ATGTCCACGATAGCAGACAACATCGCCCTGGTTAGCGCACGGATCCGTGCCGCGGCTCAGGCCTCGCAACGTGACGAAAGCAGCATCCATCTGCTGGCCGTGAGCAAGACCAAGCCTGCCGCGGCGCTGCGTGAAGCCTACGCCGCCGGCCTGCGTGATTTCGGCGAGAACTACCTGCAGGAAGCCCTCGGCAAACAGGCGGAACTCGGCGACTTGCCCTTGAGTTGGCACTTCATCGGCCCCATTCAGTCGAACAAGACGCGAGCTATCGCCGAGAACTTCGCCTGGGTGCATTCCGTGGATCGCTTGAAAATCGCTCAACGCCTGTCCGAGCAACGCCCGGCCGACTTGCCGCCGTTGAATATCTGCATTCAGGTCAATGTCAGCGGCGAGGCCAGCAAGTCTGGCTGCACGCCGGCCGACCTGCCCACCCTGGCCAGCGCCATCAGCGCCTTGCCGCGCCTGAAACTGCGCGGGCTGATGGCGATTCCCGAGCCGACCGACGATCGTGCCGCCCAGGACGCCGCCTTCGCGGCCGTGCGCCGCCTGAACGAAAACCTGCGCGCCAGCCTGGACCTGCCAACCGACACACTTTCCATGGGCATGAGCCACGACCTCGAAGCGGCCATCGCCCAAGGCGCCACCTGGGTACGTATCGGTACCGCCCTGTTTGGTGCCCGCGACTATGGCCAGCCATGA